From the Mangifera indica cultivar Alphonso chromosome 10, CATAS_Mindica_2.1, whole genome shotgun sequence genome, one window contains:
- the LOC123228118 gene encoding cation-chloride cotransporter 1-like isoform X1, whose amino-acid sequence MDNGDIEDGDIEGGDEEFRAPRGRKYQPVVDNDRAVLEMSSIDLGSSSASNLKSVKVDAQADMGSDARKNHDNIEVNGPQRDSKLELFGFDSLVNILGLRSMTEQIAAPLSPRDGREGDDGPVTYGHPQPCEVKLGTMMGVFIPCLQNILGIIYYIRFTWIVGMAGIGDSLLLVAFCGLCTFLTSISLSAIATNGAMKGGGPYYLIGRALGPEVGVSIGLCFFLGTAVAGAMYVLGAVETFLKAVPAAGIFRETVTNINGTETAQSIQSPSSHDLQIYGIVVTIIICFIVFGGVKMINRVAPAFLIPVLFSLFCIFVGVLFAKKGDPASGITGLSLKTFKDNWSSDYQKTNNAGIPDPNGTVTWSFNALVGLFFPAVTGIMAGSNRSASLKDTQRSIPIGTLAATLTTTVMYLVSVLFFGALATRQKLLTDRLFTATIAWPFPAIVHIGIILSTLGAALQSMTGAPRLLAAIANDNILPILNCFMVADGNEPYIATFFTAFICIGCVIIGNLDLITPTITMFFLLCYAGVNLSCFLLDLLDAPSWRPRWKFHHWSMSFLGAALCIVIMFLISWSFTVVSLALASLIYYYVSLKGKAGDWGDGFKSAYFQLALGSLRSLGANQVHPKNWYPIPLIFCRPWGKLPENVPCHPKLCDFANCMKKKGRGMSIFVSILDGDYHERAEDAKVAWKQLGTYIEYKRCEGVAEIVVAPNMTEGFQGIVQTMGLGNLKPNIIVMRYPEIWRRENLTQIPAAFVGIINDCIVANKAVVIVKGLDEWPNEYQRQYGTIDLYWIVRDGGLMLLLSQLLLTKETFESCKIQVFCIAEEDSDAEMLKTDVKKFLYDLRMQAEVIVITMNSWEVQAEGGPQQDESLDAYIAGQRRITDYMAEMKATAEKEGTTTLMVDGKPVIVNEKQVEKFLHTMLKLNSTILRHSRMAAVVLVSLPPPPANHPAYLYMEYMDLLVENVPRLLIVRGYRRDVVTIFT is encoded by the exons ATGGACAACGGAGACATTGAAGACGGAGACATTGAAGGCGGAGACGAAGAGTTTCGGGCGCCGCGCGGCCGCAAGTATCAGCCGGTTGTGGATAACGATCGTGCCGTTCTTGAGATGTCTTCTATTGATCTTGGATCTTCCTCTGCTTCTAATCTCAA GAGTGTAAAAGTAGATGCGCAGGCAGACATGGGTTCTGATGCCAGGAAAAATCATGATAATATAGAAGTCAATGGCCCTCAGAGGGATTCCAAATTGGaattgtttggttttgattCTCTTGTCAACATTCTTGGTCTTAGAAG TATGACTGAGCAAATTGCAGCACCTTTAAGTCCTAGAGATGGTAGAGAGGGTGATGATGGTCCTGTTACATATGGGCATCCACAG CCTTGTGAGGTAAAATTGGGTACAATGATGGGTGTATTTATTCCATGCTTGCAAAACATATTGGGAATTATCTACTACATTCGATTCACATG GATTGTTGGGATGGCTGGCATAGGTGACTCCTTGCTGCTGGTGGCATTTTGTGGCTTGTGTACTTTCTTGACTTCAATATCATTAAGTGCTATTGCAACGAATGGTGCAATGAAG GGTGGAGGACCATATTATCTCATTGGTCGTGCCCTTGGTCCAGAGGTTGGAGTAAGTATTGGACTCTGCTTTTTCCTTGGGACTGCAGTTGCTGGAGCCAT GTATGTGTTGGGAGCTGTGGAAACCTTCTTAAAAGCTGTACCTGCTGCTGGGATTTTTAGAG AGACAGTTACAAATATTAATGGCACAGAAACTGCACAATCCATACAAAGTCCAAGTTCACATGACCTACAAATTTATGGGATTGTTGTGACTATCATCATATGCTTTATTGTTTTTGGTGGTGTGAAAATGATCAATCGGGTTGCACCTGCTTTCCTCATTCCTGTTCTATTCTCTCTATTCTGCATATTTGTTGGGGTTCTTTTTGCAAAGAAAGGTGACCCTGCAT CTGGAATTAcgggtttgagtttgaaaacttttaaaGATAACTGGAGTTCAGATTACCAGAAAACAAACAATGCAGGAATACCTGATCCTAATGGAACTGTGACCTGGAGTTTCAA TGCTTTGGTTGGGCTCTTTTTCCCGGCTGTAACAGGAATTATGGCTGGGTCAAATCGATCTGCCTCCCTTAAAGATACTCAGCGTTCAATCCCAATTGGAACTTTGGCAGCAACTCTTACTACAACTGTAATGTATCTCGTTTCTGTGTTATTTTTTGGAGCACTTGCAACCAGACAGAAACTTTTGACAGACAG GCTGTTTACTGCTACAATTGCTTGGCCTTTCCCAGCAATTGTTCACATAGGAATCATTCTTTCAACCTTAGGTGCCGCTCTTCAAAGCATGACAGGTGCCCCACGCCTCCTTGCAGCAATAGCCAATGACAATATTCTGCCTATTCTTAATTGCTTTATGGTAGCAGATGGGAATGAGCCTTATATAGCTACATTCTTTACTGCATTCATCTGTATTGGATGTGTCATAATAGGGAATCTGGATCTTATCACTCCAACTATAACAATGTTTTTCCTTCTCTGTTATGCGGGAGTGaacttgtcttgcttccttctCGATCTTCTAGATGCTCCCAGTTGGCGTCCGCGGTGGAAATTTCATCATTGGAGCATGTCTTTTCTTGGAGCAGCACTTTGTATTG TTATCATGTTCTTGATCTCTTGGTCATTTACTGTGGTGTCGCTGGCCCTTGCAAGCCTTATATATTATTACGTGAGCCTTAAAGGAAAAGCTGGGGATTGGGGAGATGGTTTTAAGAGTGCTTATTTTCAATTAGCACTTGGTAGTCTTCGATCTTTGGGAG CAAACCAAGTGCACCCAAAGAACTGGTATCCCATCCCATTGATATTCTGTCGGCCATGGGGTAAGCTTCCGGAAAATGTGCCCTGCCATCCCAAACTTTGTGACTTTGCTAACTGTATGAAGAAAAAAGGTCGTGGAATGTCCATATTTGTTTCTATACTAGACGGAGATTATCATGAACGTGCTGAAGATGCAAAGGTTGCCTGGAAACAGCTTGGTACCTACATTGAGTACAAGCGCTGTGAAGGTGTAGCAGAGATAGTTGTGGCACCCAATATGACTGAAGGTTTCCAAGGAATTGTTCAGACCATGGGCCTTGGCAATCTGAAACCCAACATTATTGTTATGAGATACCCAGAAATTTGGCGTCGGGAAAACCTAACTCAAATCCCAGCCGCTTTTGTTGGAATAATTAATGACTGCATTGTTGCGAACAAGGCAGTAGTGATTGTCAAGGGCCTTGATGAATGGCCCAATGAGTATCAAAGGCAGTATGGTACAATTGATTTATACTGGATTGTAAGAGACGGTGGTCTCATGCTGCTACTCTCTCAGCTCCTCCTCACAAAGGAGACTTTTGAAAGCTGTAAGATTCAGGTCTTCTGCATTGCAGAGGAGGATTCAGACGCAGAGATGCTCAAGACTGATGTAAAGAAGTTTCTTTATGACCTTCGGATGCAGGCTGAAGTTATCGTTATAACAATGAACTCATGGGAGGTACAAGCGGAGGGAGGACCTCAACAAGATGAATCATTGGATGCATACATTGCCGGTCAGCGCCGAATTACTGATTACATGGCTGAAATGAAGGCTACAGCTGAGAAGGAAGGGACAACGACATTGATGGTTGATGGGAAGCCTGTCATTGTAAACGAGAAACAGGTGGAGAAGTTTCTTCACACAATGCTGAAGTTGAATTCAACAATACTGAGACACTCGAGAATGGCGGCGGTTGTGCTTGTTAGTCTGCCACCGCCACCAGCTAACCACCCAGCTTACTTATACATGGAATATATGGATTTGTTGGTAGAGAATGTGCCGAGACTTTTGATTGTAAGAGGATACCGAAGAGATGTTGTAACGATATTCACATAG
- the LOC123228118 gene encoding cation-chloride cotransporter 1-like isoform X2: protein MDNGDIEDGDIEGGDEEFRAPRGRKYQPVVDNDRAVLEMSSIDLGSSSASNLKSVKVDAQADMGSDARKNHDNIEVNGPQRDSKLELFGFDSLVNILGLRSMTEQIAAPLSPRDGREGDDGPVTYGHPQPCEVKLGTMMGVFIPCLQNILGIIYYIRFTWIVGMAGIGDSLLLVAFCGLCTFLTSISLSAIATNGAMKGGGPYYLIGRALGPEVGVSIGLCFFLGTAVAGAMYVLGAVETFLKAVPAAGIFRVTNINGTETAQSIQSPSSHDLQIYGIVVTIIICFIVFGGVKMINRVAPAFLIPVLFSLFCIFVGVLFAKKGDPASGITGLSLKTFKDNWSSDYQKTNNAGIPDPNGTVTWSFNALVGLFFPAVTGIMAGSNRSASLKDTQRSIPIGTLAATLTTTVMYLVSVLFFGALATRQKLLTDRLFTATIAWPFPAIVHIGIILSTLGAALQSMTGAPRLLAAIANDNILPILNCFMVADGNEPYIATFFTAFICIGCVIIGNLDLITPTITMFFLLCYAGVNLSCFLLDLLDAPSWRPRWKFHHWSMSFLGAALCIVIMFLISWSFTVVSLALASLIYYYVSLKGKAGDWGDGFKSAYFQLALGSLRSLGANQVHPKNWYPIPLIFCRPWGKLPENVPCHPKLCDFANCMKKKGRGMSIFVSILDGDYHERAEDAKVAWKQLGTYIEYKRCEGVAEIVVAPNMTEGFQGIVQTMGLGNLKPNIIVMRYPEIWRRENLTQIPAAFVGIINDCIVANKAVVIVKGLDEWPNEYQRQYGTIDLYWIVRDGGLMLLLSQLLLTKETFESCKIQVFCIAEEDSDAEMLKTDVKKFLYDLRMQAEVIVITMNSWEVQAEGGPQQDESLDAYIAGQRRITDYMAEMKATAEKEGTTTLMVDGKPVIVNEKQVEKFLHTMLKLNSTILRHSRMAAVVLVSLPPPPANHPAYLYMEYMDLLVENVPRLLIVRGYRRDVVTIFT from the exons ATGGACAACGGAGACATTGAAGACGGAGACATTGAAGGCGGAGACGAAGAGTTTCGGGCGCCGCGCGGCCGCAAGTATCAGCCGGTTGTGGATAACGATCGTGCCGTTCTTGAGATGTCTTCTATTGATCTTGGATCTTCCTCTGCTTCTAATCTCAA GAGTGTAAAAGTAGATGCGCAGGCAGACATGGGTTCTGATGCCAGGAAAAATCATGATAATATAGAAGTCAATGGCCCTCAGAGGGATTCCAAATTGGaattgtttggttttgattCTCTTGTCAACATTCTTGGTCTTAGAAG TATGACTGAGCAAATTGCAGCACCTTTAAGTCCTAGAGATGGTAGAGAGGGTGATGATGGTCCTGTTACATATGGGCATCCACAG CCTTGTGAGGTAAAATTGGGTACAATGATGGGTGTATTTATTCCATGCTTGCAAAACATATTGGGAATTATCTACTACATTCGATTCACATG GATTGTTGGGATGGCTGGCATAGGTGACTCCTTGCTGCTGGTGGCATTTTGTGGCTTGTGTACTTTCTTGACTTCAATATCATTAAGTGCTATTGCAACGAATGGTGCAATGAAG GGTGGAGGACCATATTATCTCATTGGTCGTGCCCTTGGTCCAGAGGTTGGAGTAAGTATTGGACTCTGCTTTTTCCTTGGGACTGCAGTTGCTGGAGCCAT GTATGTGTTGGGAGCTGTGGAAACCTTCTTAAAAGCTGTACCTGCTGCTGGGATTTTTAGAG TTACAAATATTAATGGCACAGAAACTGCACAATCCATACAAAGTCCAAGTTCACATGACCTACAAATTTATGGGATTGTTGTGACTATCATCATATGCTTTATTGTTTTTGGTGGTGTGAAAATGATCAATCGGGTTGCACCTGCTTTCCTCATTCCTGTTCTATTCTCTCTATTCTGCATATTTGTTGGGGTTCTTTTTGCAAAGAAAGGTGACCCTGCAT CTGGAATTAcgggtttgagtttgaaaacttttaaaGATAACTGGAGTTCAGATTACCAGAAAACAAACAATGCAGGAATACCTGATCCTAATGGAACTGTGACCTGGAGTTTCAA TGCTTTGGTTGGGCTCTTTTTCCCGGCTGTAACAGGAATTATGGCTGGGTCAAATCGATCTGCCTCCCTTAAAGATACTCAGCGTTCAATCCCAATTGGAACTTTGGCAGCAACTCTTACTACAACTGTAATGTATCTCGTTTCTGTGTTATTTTTTGGAGCACTTGCAACCAGACAGAAACTTTTGACAGACAG GCTGTTTACTGCTACAATTGCTTGGCCTTTCCCAGCAATTGTTCACATAGGAATCATTCTTTCAACCTTAGGTGCCGCTCTTCAAAGCATGACAGGTGCCCCACGCCTCCTTGCAGCAATAGCCAATGACAATATTCTGCCTATTCTTAATTGCTTTATGGTAGCAGATGGGAATGAGCCTTATATAGCTACATTCTTTACTGCATTCATCTGTATTGGATGTGTCATAATAGGGAATCTGGATCTTATCACTCCAACTATAACAATGTTTTTCCTTCTCTGTTATGCGGGAGTGaacttgtcttgcttccttctCGATCTTCTAGATGCTCCCAGTTGGCGTCCGCGGTGGAAATTTCATCATTGGAGCATGTCTTTTCTTGGAGCAGCACTTTGTATTG TTATCATGTTCTTGATCTCTTGGTCATTTACTGTGGTGTCGCTGGCCCTTGCAAGCCTTATATATTATTACGTGAGCCTTAAAGGAAAAGCTGGGGATTGGGGAGATGGTTTTAAGAGTGCTTATTTTCAATTAGCACTTGGTAGTCTTCGATCTTTGGGAG CAAACCAAGTGCACCCAAAGAACTGGTATCCCATCCCATTGATATTCTGTCGGCCATGGGGTAAGCTTCCGGAAAATGTGCCCTGCCATCCCAAACTTTGTGACTTTGCTAACTGTATGAAGAAAAAAGGTCGTGGAATGTCCATATTTGTTTCTATACTAGACGGAGATTATCATGAACGTGCTGAAGATGCAAAGGTTGCCTGGAAACAGCTTGGTACCTACATTGAGTACAAGCGCTGTGAAGGTGTAGCAGAGATAGTTGTGGCACCCAATATGACTGAAGGTTTCCAAGGAATTGTTCAGACCATGGGCCTTGGCAATCTGAAACCCAACATTATTGTTATGAGATACCCAGAAATTTGGCGTCGGGAAAACCTAACTCAAATCCCAGCCGCTTTTGTTGGAATAATTAATGACTGCATTGTTGCGAACAAGGCAGTAGTGATTGTCAAGGGCCTTGATGAATGGCCCAATGAGTATCAAAGGCAGTATGGTACAATTGATTTATACTGGATTGTAAGAGACGGTGGTCTCATGCTGCTACTCTCTCAGCTCCTCCTCACAAAGGAGACTTTTGAAAGCTGTAAGATTCAGGTCTTCTGCATTGCAGAGGAGGATTCAGACGCAGAGATGCTCAAGACTGATGTAAAGAAGTTTCTTTATGACCTTCGGATGCAGGCTGAAGTTATCGTTATAACAATGAACTCATGGGAGGTACAAGCGGAGGGAGGACCTCAACAAGATGAATCATTGGATGCATACATTGCCGGTCAGCGCCGAATTACTGATTACATGGCTGAAATGAAGGCTACAGCTGAGAAGGAAGGGACAACGACATTGATGGTTGATGGGAAGCCTGTCATTGTAAACGAGAAACAGGTGGAGAAGTTTCTTCACACAATGCTGAAGTTGAATTCAACAATACTGAGACACTCGAGAATGGCGGCGGTTGTGCTTGTTAGTCTGCCACCGCCACCAGCTAACCACCCAGCTTACTTATACATGGAATATATGGATTTGTTGGTAGAGAATGTGCCGAGACTTTTGATTGTAAGAGGATACCGAAGAGATGTTGTAACGATATTCACATAG
- the LOC123228118 gene encoding cation-chloride cotransporter 1-like isoform X4, producing the protein MDNGDIEDGDIEGGDEEFRAPRGRKYQPVVDNDRAVLEMSSIDLGSSSASNLKSVKVDAQADMGSDARKNHDNIEVNGPQRDSKLELFGFDSLVNILGLRSMTEQIAAPLSPRDGREGDDGPVTYGHPQPCEVKLGTMMGVFIPCLQNILGIIYYIRFTWIVGMAGIGDSLLLVAFCGLCTFLTSISLSAIATNGAMKGGGPYYLIGRALGPEVGVSIGLCFFLGTAVAGAMYVLGAVETFLKAVPAAGIFRAGITGLSLKTFKDNWSSDYQKTNNAGIPDPNGTVTWSFNALVGLFFPAVTGIMAGSNRSASLKDTQRSIPIGTLAATLTTTVMYLVSVLFFGALATRQKLLTDRLFTATIAWPFPAIVHIGIILSTLGAALQSMTGAPRLLAAIANDNILPILNCFMVADGNEPYIATFFTAFICIGCVIIGNLDLITPTITMFFLLCYAGVNLSCFLLDLLDAPSWRPRWKFHHWSMSFLGAALCIVIMFLISWSFTVVSLALASLIYYYVSLKGKAGDWGDGFKSAYFQLALGSLRSLGANQVHPKNWYPIPLIFCRPWGKLPENVPCHPKLCDFANCMKKKGRGMSIFVSILDGDYHERAEDAKVAWKQLGTYIEYKRCEGVAEIVVAPNMTEGFQGIVQTMGLGNLKPNIIVMRYPEIWRRENLTQIPAAFVGIINDCIVANKAVVIVKGLDEWPNEYQRQYGTIDLYWIVRDGGLMLLLSQLLLTKETFESCKIQVFCIAEEDSDAEMLKTDVKKFLYDLRMQAEVIVITMNSWEVQAEGGPQQDESLDAYIAGQRRITDYMAEMKATAEKEGTTTLMVDGKPVIVNEKQVEKFLHTMLKLNSTILRHSRMAAVVLVSLPPPPANHPAYLYMEYMDLLVENVPRLLIVRGYRRDVVTIFT; encoded by the exons ATGGACAACGGAGACATTGAAGACGGAGACATTGAAGGCGGAGACGAAGAGTTTCGGGCGCCGCGCGGCCGCAAGTATCAGCCGGTTGTGGATAACGATCGTGCCGTTCTTGAGATGTCTTCTATTGATCTTGGATCTTCCTCTGCTTCTAATCTCAA GAGTGTAAAAGTAGATGCGCAGGCAGACATGGGTTCTGATGCCAGGAAAAATCATGATAATATAGAAGTCAATGGCCCTCAGAGGGATTCCAAATTGGaattgtttggttttgattCTCTTGTCAACATTCTTGGTCTTAGAAG TATGACTGAGCAAATTGCAGCACCTTTAAGTCCTAGAGATGGTAGAGAGGGTGATGATGGTCCTGTTACATATGGGCATCCACAG CCTTGTGAGGTAAAATTGGGTACAATGATGGGTGTATTTATTCCATGCTTGCAAAACATATTGGGAATTATCTACTACATTCGATTCACATG GATTGTTGGGATGGCTGGCATAGGTGACTCCTTGCTGCTGGTGGCATTTTGTGGCTTGTGTACTTTCTTGACTTCAATATCATTAAGTGCTATTGCAACGAATGGTGCAATGAAG GGTGGAGGACCATATTATCTCATTGGTCGTGCCCTTGGTCCAGAGGTTGGAGTAAGTATTGGACTCTGCTTTTTCCTTGGGACTGCAGTTGCTGGAGCCAT GTATGTGTTGGGAGCTGTGGAAACCTTCTTAAAAGCTGTACCTGCTGCTGGGATTTTTAGAG CTGGAATTAcgggtttgagtttgaaaacttttaaaGATAACTGGAGTTCAGATTACCAGAAAACAAACAATGCAGGAATACCTGATCCTAATGGAACTGTGACCTGGAGTTTCAA TGCTTTGGTTGGGCTCTTTTTCCCGGCTGTAACAGGAATTATGGCTGGGTCAAATCGATCTGCCTCCCTTAAAGATACTCAGCGTTCAATCCCAATTGGAACTTTGGCAGCAACTCTTACTACAACTGTAATGTATCTCGTTTCTGTGTTATTTTTTGGAGCACTTGCAACCAGACAGAAACTTTTGACAGACAG GCTGTTTACTGCTACAATTGCTTGGCCTTTCCCAGCAATTGTTCACATAGGAATCATTCTTTCAACCTTAGGTGCCGCTCTTCAAAGCATGACAGGTGCCCCACGCCTCCTTGCAGCAATAGCCAATGACAATATTCTGCCTATTCTTAATTGCTTTATGGTAGCAGATGGGAATGAGCCTTATATAGCTACATTCTTTACTGCATTCATCTGTATTGGATGTGTCATAATAGGGAATCTGGATCTTATCACTCCAACTATAACAATGTTTTTCCTTCTCTGTTATGCGGGAGTGaacttgtcttgcttccttctCGATCTTCTAGATGCTCCCAGTTGGCGTCCGCGGTGGAAATTTCATCATTGGAGCATGTCTTTTCTTGGAGCAGCACTTTGTATTG TTATCATGTTCTTGATCTCTTGGTCATTTACTGTGGTGTCGCTGGCCCTTGCAAGCCTTATATATTATTACGTGAGCCTTAAAGGAAAAGCTGGGGATTGGGGAGATGGTTTTAAGAGTGCTTATTTTCAATTAGCACTTGGTAGTCTTCGATCTTTGGGAG CAAACCAAGTGCACCCAAAGAACTGGTATCCCATCCCATTGATATTCTGTCGGCCATGGGGTAAGCTTCCGGAAAATGTGCCCTGCCATCCCAAACTTTGTGACTTTGCTAACTGTATGAAGAAAAAAGGTCGTGGAATGTCCATATTTGTTTCTATACTAGACGGAGATTATCATGAACGTGCTGAAGATGCAAAGGTTGCCTGGAAACAGCTTGGTACCTACATTGAGTACAAGCGCTGTGAAGGTGTAGCAGAGATAGTTGTGGCACCCAATATGACTGAAGGTTTCCAAGGAATTGTTCAGACCATGGGCCTTGGCAATCTGAAACCCAACATTATTGTTATGAGATACCCAGAAATTTGGCGTCGGGAAAACCTAACTCAAATCCCAGCCGCTTTTGTTGGAATAATTAATGACTGCATTGTTGCGAACAAGGCAGTAGTGATTGTCAAGGGCCTTGATGAATGGCCCAATGAGTATCAAAGGCAGTATGGTACAATTGATTTATACTGGATTGTAAGAGACGGTGGTCTCATGCTGCTACTCTCTCAGCTCCTCCTCACAAAGGAGACTTTTGAAAGCTGTAAGATTCAGGTCTTCTGCATTGCAGAGGAGGATTCAGACGCAGAGATGCTCAAGACTGATGTAAAGAAGTTTCTTTATGACCTTCGGATGCAGGCTGAAGTTATCGTTATAACAATGAACTCATGGGAGGTACAAGCGGAGGGAGGACCTCAACAAGATGAATCATTGGATGCATACATTGCCGGTCAGCGCCGAATTACTGATTACATGGCTGAAATGAAGGCTACAGCTGAGAAGGAAGGGACAACGACATTGATGGTTGATGGGAAGCCTGTCATTGTAAACGAGAAACAGGTGGAGAAGTTTCTTCACACAATGCTGAAGTTGAATTCAACAATACTGAGACACTCGAGAATGGCGGCGGTTGTGCTTGTTAGTCTGCCACCGCCACCAGCTAACCACCCAGCTTACTTATACATGGAATATATGGATTTGTTGGTAGAGAATGTGCCGAGACTTTTGATTGTAAGAGGATACCGAAGAGATGTTGTAACGATATTCACATAG